TGCACATGATGCACCGGTTGTAGTTAATGACCACGCCAGCGCCCAGCTCCGTTCCGGCCCGGATACGCTTATCCTCGACAAATCGGCTCACGGCGCTGCCGTGTTTGAAGGCATAATCCTGGAGGAAGCACTCGCCGGCCTGATCGCATACGGGGCAGTCCAGCGGATGGTTGATCAGCAGGAACTCCAGCACCAGTTTCCGGGCCGCTAAGGCTTTTTCTGTCTTGGTGTGCACCACCATATCGAAGCGGCCATCAATTTTCTTTTCTTCAGGCAGTTCCCCTACCGGCGTCGAACAAGAGGTTTGCAGCTTGGGCAAGCCCTCGATTTCCACCATGCACATTCTGCAGCTGCCTACCACCGACAGAGCCGGATGGTAGCAGTAGTAAGGAATCTCGAGGCCGGCTTCCAGTGCCGCAGCCAATACGTTTGTGCCGGCAGCGACTTGCAGCTCGTGTTCGTCAATCTTAAGCAGTGGCACTGGTGAGCGCTCCGGCAACAGCCTGCCGGGAATCAGCTGGCAGGTAGGCTTCGAATTCGTCACGGAACTTTTCAACGAACGCCCGCACCGGCCAGCTCACTGCCTCGCCGAACGGGCAGATAGTCTTGCCGAAACTGCCCTGCGAAAAGTCGATGAGCCCGCCGATATTGTCAGCAACCGAGAGAATCAGGTCGATATCCTCGGCCCGCCCCTGGCCCTGGGTCAGGCGCTGCAAAATCTGGGTAAGCCAGGTGGTCCCTTCACGGCAAGGCGTGCACTGCCCGCACGACTCGTGGGCGTAAAAGCGGGCCACATTCAGGCAGACCTGCACCATGTCGGCAGTCTCATCCAGCACGATGATACCCGCTGAGCCAAGCATACTTCCCGCAGCCTTCACCGAGGGGAAGTCCATGGGCAGATCCTGCGCCTCGGCGGCCGTGAGAATCGGTGCTGAACTCCCGCCGGGGATGACCGCCTTGAGCTGGCGTCCCTGGGGGAGACCACCGCCATGTTCGTGGATTAACTCGGTCAGGCTGGTGCCCATGGGACGCTCTACCACGCCCGGTTTGCGGACGTGCCCACTGAGACAGTAGAGCTTGGGGCCCGGGCTATCGGGGGTGGCACCCAGGGCGCGAAACCAATCGGCCCCGTGGGCAATGATATGTGGCAGATTGGCTAAAGTCTCCACGTTGTTGACCACCGTAGGGCAGCGCAGATAGCCCTCGACGGCCGGGAAGGGGGGCTTGATGCGCGGCCAGCCCCGTTTGCCCTCCAACGATTCGATGAGCGCCATCTCCTCACCGCAGATATAGGCGCCGGCGCCGCGGTGGACAATGATGTCCAGGTTGTACTGGCTCCCGAATATGCCCTTGCCCAAAATATTGCTGACCTGGCATTCGTTGATGGCCGTCTCCAGCAGGCGCGCCTCCTTGACGAATTCCCCCCTGATGTAAATGAAGGCCAGGTGGCAATCGATAGCCTTGCTGGCAATAATCATCCCGTCGATGATCTGGTGTGGGTTGTGATTGATGAGCAGGCGGTCCTTGAAGGTGCCTGGTTCACTCTCATCGGCATTGAGAATCAGGTACCTGGGCTTGGGATTGTCCTTGGGGATGAAGCTCCACTTCACGCCTGTGGGGAAGCCGGCCCCACCGCGGCCCTGTAGCTGCGAACCTTTGACCACGTCAATGATTTCTTCCGAGCTCATCTCCAGCACAGCCTTGCGGGCGGCGCGGTAACCTTCGTGGGTCTGGTAGTAGTCCAGCGTATAGGATCCCGGTTCTCCCAGGTGCCTGGTCAGAATGGGCTGGAAAACGTTCATGTCAGCTTGTCCAGAATGCGGTCCAGCTTGTCCCGGGTGACCTTTTCGTAATAGTCATCATTAATCTGCACGACCGGCGCCGTACCGCATGAACCCAGGCACTCCACCGTGCGTAGCGTGTAGCGCCCGTCGGGCGTGGTCTCCGCCGGTTGGATGTGCAGTTTGCCGGACAGATGGGTCACCAAATCATCGGCACCGGCCAGGCTGCAGGAAAGGGTTTGGCATACCTGCAACATGTACTTGCCCCGGGGACGGGTGTAGAACAAGGAGTAGAACGATACGGTATCCATCAGCAGAGCGGGAGCCATGTCAAGCACCGCCGCCAAGGCCTTGATGGTAGCGCTGGAGAGATAGCCTTCCTGGCTCTGTGCCAGGTGCAGCGCCGGCAGCGCCACGGAACGCTTGTCGGGATACTGATTAAGCAGCGCATCGAAACGCTTCTGGCGCTCCGGGGTAAAGGCGAAACTCACCGGTCCAGCTCGCCAGCGATGATATTCAGGCTGCCCAGAATCGCCACGGCATCCGCCACCATCATGCCCCGCATCATCGTCTCGAAGGCGGAATAGTTGATGAATGAGGGTGGCCGGGTGCGAACACGGTAGGGTTCACGTTTCCCGGCGCTCACAATGAAGTAGCCCAGCTCGCCGTTGGGGCTCTCCGTAGGGACATAGACTTCTCCCGTCGGTGGGGTGAAACCCCGATTTTCCATGGTGATCATGAAATGGTAAATGAGGGCCTCCATAGAGTTAAAGATATCGTTCCGCGGGGGGATGATGGCTTTGCTGTCGGCATCCACGTTCACGGGTCCAGCGGGGAGTTTCTCCAAAACCTGGCGACAAATTTTCAGGCTCTCGTCGACCTCGTAAAGGCGCATGAGATAGCGGTCGTAGACATCACCATTCTGGCCAACAATCACGTCAAAATCAAAATCCTCATAGCTGGAGTAAGGCTCCTGGATGCGCAGGTCGTAATCCACGCCGGCGGCGCGGGCGATAGGCCCGGTGAGGCCATAGGAGATGGCATCCTCCTTGCTGATCACTCCAATGCCACGGGAACGGTCAAGCCAGATGCGGTTATGGGTGAGTAGACCGTCGATCTCTTTGATGGTGGCAGGAATCCCGTCCAGAAGCTGGCCGGCGGCCGCAACGAATTCCGGAGGCACATCACGCATCAACCCTCCAACCCGGGTATAACTGGTGGTCAGCCGTGCCCCGCAGACCTGCTCAAACAGATCGTAGACCATTTCCCTTGTACGAAAGGCGTAGAGGAACACTGTGAAGGCCCCGATATCCACCGCTTGCATGCCGATCGCCAGGAGGTGATCCGCGATGCGCGAGAGCTCGCACATAAATACGCGGATGTACTGGGCACGGGGCGGCACTTCCAGGTCCAGCAGCTTCTCGGCTGCCAGCGCGAACGCCACGTTGTTACACATGGGCGAGATATACTGCATGCGATCGGTTATGGTGACGTACTGGTTGTAGTCCAGGTGCTCGGCCAGCTTTTCAAAGCCTGAGTGCAGGTAGCCGATTTCGGGCGTGACCTTGGTGACCAGCTCGCCGTCCAGTTCCATCAGCAGTCGCAGGGTCCCGTGGGTGGACGGGTGCGACGGGCCAAAGTTCAGGACCATGGTTTCCGTGCTGAGCTGCTGGGCTTCCAGCGTCATTCGAAAGCTTTCCCCGCCTTCCAACGGCTGCCAATGGAGCGCTCCACGACGGGAAAATTGTCGCGTTCTCCGCGGCCCTGCAGCGGATAGTCTTTGCGCAGTGGATGGTGGATGAAGTCATCAGGATTCATGATGCGCACGAGGTTGGGGTGCCCGGCAAACTCGATTCCGAAGAGATCGTAAACCTCCCGCTCCAGCCAGTCCGCCGTCTTCCACAGGGATACAGCCGACGGGAGGCTGGGATGCTCCTCCTCCACCCAGGCCCGCACGACGATGCGCCGCGCCTCGTACTGGTTAAGCAGATGATAGACGACCGCATAGCGGGCGTGTCCGGCCAGCTCCAGATGGTCCACGGCAGTGACGTCCGCCAGAAAGTTAAACGCGAAACGGGGGTCGGATTTGAGGGTGCGCAACAGTTCCAGCACAGCGGCGCCCTTTATATGGACTGTCAGCATGCCCCTAAAAGAGGTGAGCTCCAGGAAGGATTCGGGGAATTTATCCTTGAGCACATGGCTGAGCTGATCCTGGGGCAGCATGGGCTCAGGTCTCCGCAGGGGCGTCGGACGGCTGGTAATGGGTGAGTGAATCGCCCTCAATGAGCCGCTGGATCAGCATAAGCCCGTCCAGCACCGCCTCAGGCCGTGGCGGACACCCGGGCAGGTAGACATCCACGGGGAGGAAGTGGTCGATCCCCTGGATCACGCTGTAGGTGTCAAATACGCCCCCGCTGGAGGCGCAGGCCCCCATGGAGATGACCCACTTGGGCTCGGGCATCTGCTCATAAATACGTGTCAGGACCGGCATCATTTTGATGCTGATGCGCCCCGCGACGATCAGCAGGTCGGACTGTCGCGGCGAGAACCGGATGGCCTCCGCACCGAAGCGCGCTATGTCGTGACGCGAGGTCATCGCCGACATGAACTCGATTCCGCAGCAGGCGGTACCGAACGGCATGGGCCAAAGGGAGTTCTTGCGCGCCCAGTTGACAAAATTGTCCAGCCGAGTGGTGACCCATTCACCCTTGCCGGATTGTTCTATTCCCAATCGAAGACCCCCTTGCGCCAGACGTAGACAAACCCGATGACCAGAACCGCCATGAAGAAAAGCATTTCGTATAGGATAAACGGGCTGTGGACCACCAAATCTCTGAAGACCACGGCCCAGGGGAACAGAAAGACAACTTCGATATCAAAGATAATGAACACGAGACCCACGATAAAGTAGCGCACGCTCAAGCGCGACCGGTT
The DNA window shown above is from Candidatus Neomarinimicrobiota bacterium and carries:
- a CDS encoding NADH-quinone oxidoreductase subunit B; this encodes MGIEQSGKGEWVTTRLDNFVNWARKNSLWPMPFGTACCGIEFMSAMTSRHDIARFGAEAIRFSPRQSDLLIVAGRISIKMMPVLTRIYEQMPEPKWVISMGACASSGGVFDTYSVIQGIDHFLPVDVYLPGCPPRPEAVLDGLMLIQRLIEGDSLTHYQPSDAPAET
- a CDS encoding NAD(P)H-dependent oxidoreductase subunit E, whose translation is MSFAFTPERQKRFDALLNQYPDKRSVALPALHLAQSQEGYLSSATIKALAAVLDMAPALLMDTVSFYSLFYTRPRGKYMLQVCQTLSCSLAGADDLVTHLSGKLHIQPAETTPDGRYTLRTVECLGSCGTAPVVQINDDYYEKVTRDKLDRILDKLT
- the nuoF gene encoding NADH-quinone oxidoreductase subunit NuoF — its product is MNVFQPILTRHLGEPGSYTLDYYQTHEGYRAARKAVLEMSSEEIIDVVKGSQLQGRGGAGFPTGVKWSFIPKDNPKPRYLILNADESEPGTFKDRLLINHNPHQIIDGMIIASKAIDCHLAFIYIRGEFVKEARLLETAINECQVSNILGKGIFGSQYNLDIIVHRGAGAYICGEEMALIESLEGKRGWPRIKPPFPAVEGYLRCPTVVNNVETLANLPHIIAHGADWFRALGATPDSPGPKLYCLSGHVRKPGVVERPMGTSLTELIHEHGGGLPQGRQLKAVIPGGSSAPILTAAEAQDLPMDFPSVKAAGSMLGSAGIIVLDETADMVQVCLNVARFYAHESCGQCTPCREGTTWLTQILQRLTQGQGRAEDIDLILSVADNIGGLIDFSQGSFGKTICPFGEAVSWPVRAFVEKFRDEFEAYLPADSRQAVAGALTSATA
- a CDS encoding NADH-quinone oxidoreductase subunit C; this encodes MLPQDQLSHVLKDKFPESFLELTSFRGMLTVHIKGAAVLELLRTLKSDPRFAFNFLADVTAVDHLELAGHARYAVVYHLLNQYEARRIVVRAWVEEEHPSLPSAVSLWKTADWLEREVYDLFGIEFAGHPNLVRIMNPDDFIHHPLRKDYPLQGRGERDNFPVVERSIGSRWKAGKAFE
- the nuoD gene encoding NADH dehydrogenase (quinone) subunit D, whose translation is MTLEAQQLSTETMVLNFGPSHPSTHGTLRLLMELDGELVTKVTPEIGYLHSGFEKLAEHLDYNQYVTITDRMQYISPMCNNVAFALAAEKLLDLEVPPRAQYIRVFMCELSRIADHLLAIGMQAVDIGAFTVFLYAFRTREMVYDLFEQVCGARLTTSYTRVGGLMRDVPPEFVAAAGQLLDGIPATIKEIDGLLTHNRIWLDRSRGIGVISKEDAISYGLTGPIARAAGVDYDLRIQEPYSSYEDFDFDVIVGQNGDVYDRYLMRLYEVDESLKICRQVLEKLPAGPVNVDADSKAIIPPRNDIFNSMEALIYHFMITMENRGFTPPTGEVYVPTESPNGELGYFIVSAGKREPYRVRTRPPSFINYSAFETMMRGMMVADAVAILGSLNIIAGELDR
- a CDS encoding NADH-quinone oxidoreductase subunit A — translated: MLSDYVPIVFVFVLAAGMALGGLGLTHLIGPKVKLKEKLMPYESGLDAASPNRSRLSVRYFIVGLVFIIFDIEVVFLFPWAVVFRDLVVHSPFILYEMLFFMAVLVIGFVYVWRKGVFDWE